GCTCGTTGCGGACCAGGACGCGGAAGGCCCGGGCGTTGGCCGTGACGGGGGCGGGCTTGTCGTCCAGGCGGACTTCGGCGGCCTCCGGCTCGGTCGGGTTGGCCAGCGCCTCCCACTCGTCCAGCAGCGAGGAGTCGACCTGGCGGACCAGTTCGCCCAGCCAGGCGATGACGTCCTTCAGGTCGTCGGTCTTGATGTCGTCCGGGACGGTCTGCTCCAGCGCCTTGAACGCGCCCGCCAGGTAGCGCAGCACGATGCCCTCGGTGCGGGCCAGCTCGTAGAAGCCCACGTAGTCGGTGAAGGTCATCGCGCGCTCGTACAGGTCGCGCACCACGGACTTCGGCCGCAGCGGGTGGTCGCCGATCCACGGGTGCGCCCGGCGGTACACCTCGTAGGCGTTGCCGAGCTCCTCCTCCAGCGGCTTCGGGTAGCTGATCTCCTGGAGCCGGTTCATCCGCTCCTCGTACTCGATCCCGTCGCGCTTCATCTCGGCCACGGCCTCGCCGCGGGCCTTGTTCTCCTGCGAGGCGAGGATCTGCCGCGGGTCGTCGAGGGTGGCCTCCACCACCGAGACCACGTCGAGGGCGTACGAGGGCGACTCCGGGTCGAGCAGCTCGAAGGCGGCCAGCGCGAAGGTGGACAGCGGCTGGTTGAGCGCGAAGTTCTCCTGGAGGTCGAGGGTCAGCCGGGCGATCCGGCCCTCGGCGTCCGGCTCGTCGAACTGCTCGACCACGCCGCCCTCCCGCAGCGAGCGGTAGATGGCGATCGCGGTGCGGATGTGGCGGCGCTGGGCGGCGCGGTCCTCGTGGTTGTCGGTCAGCAGCTTGCGCATCGCCTCGAAGGCGTTGCCCGGGCGGCCGATCACCGACAGCAGCATCGCGTGGCTGACCTTGAAGCGGGAGACCAGCGGCTCCGGGTCGGCCCCGATCAGGCGCTCGAAGGTCTCCTCGGTCCAGGACACGAAGCCGTCCGGGGCCTTCTTGCGGACCACCTTCTTGCGCTTCTTCGGGTCGTCCCCGGCCTTGGCCAGCGCCCGGTCGTTCTCCACCACGTGCTCCGGCGCCTGCGCCACCACCTGGCCGACGGTGTCGAACCCGGCCCGGCCCGCCCGCCCGGCGATCTGGTGGAACTCGCGGGCCCGCAGGATGCGCACCCGCTGCCCGTCGTACTTGGACAGCGCGGTGAACAGCACGGTGCGGATCGGCACGTTGACGCCCACGCCGAGGGTGTCGGTGCCGCAGATCACCTTCAGCAGGCCGGCCTGCGCCAGCCGCTCCACCAGGCGGCGGTACTTGGGCAGCATGCCCGCGTGGTGCACGCCGATGCCGTGCCGCACGTACCGGGACAGGTTGCGGCCGAACTTGGTGGTGAAGCGGAAGTTGCCGATCAGCGAGGCGATCGCGTCCTTCTCCTGCTTCGAGCACATGTTGATGCTCATCAGCGACTGCGCCCGCTCCACCGCCTCCTTCTGGGTGAAGTGCACGACGTACACCGGCGCCTGGCCGGTGGTCAGCAGCTCCTCCAGCGTGTCGTGCAGGTTGGTGCGCCGGTACTCGTAGAACAGCGGCACCGGACGCGTCGCCGAGCGCACCGCCGTGGTCGGGCGGCCGGTGCGGCGGGTCAGGTCCTCCTCGAAGCGGCGGACGTCGCCGAGCGTCGCCGACATCAGCAGGAACTGCACCTGCGGGAGTTCGAGGATCGGGATCTGCCAGGCCCAGCCGCGGTCCGGCTCGGCGTAGAAGTGGAACTCGTCCATCACGACCTGGCCGATGTCGGCGCGCGGGCCGTCGTGCAGGGCGATCTGCGCCAGCACCTCGGCGGTGCAGCAGATGATCGGCGCGGTCGGGTTCACCGAGGCGTCGCCGGTCATCATGCCGACCTGCTCGGTGCCGAAGATCTTGCACAGGTCGAAGAACTTCTCCGACACCAGGGCCTTGATCGGCGCGGTGTAGAACGTCCGCTTGCCCTCGGCCAGCGCGGCGAAGTGCGCGCCCGCCGCGACCAGGGACTTGCCCGACCCGGTCGGCGTCGCCAGGATCACGTTGTTCCCGGAGACCAGCTCGATCAGCGCCTCCTCCTGGGCGGGGTAGAGGGTGATGCCGCGCTCCGACGCCCACTCGGCGAAGGTCTCGAACAGCGAGTCGGGCGTGGCGGGCTTCGGCATCAGGTCCAGGAGGGTCACCCCGCTATCTTGCCCGTACTCGATCACCGCGGGCAAAGCTCGGGCGCGCACCGCGGTTCGCTCCCGCGCTCCGGCCGAACGAGTGGTCGCCCCGCGCGCCCGTGACACCACGCTGCGTGACGGAGATGATCCGGGTCGATCGTCCCCGTACGGACGGGGGCGCGAGCGACGGAAGGACTCCCATGCGCGGACGACCGGCGGGCACCGCCCTGGCGGCGGCGGCCCTGACGGCAGCCCTGGCGGCTCTGGCGGCGGTGACGGCGGCCCCGGCGGCCGCCGTCGACGCCGACACCGAGACGGTCACCGCCGTCGGCTCCCCGAGCGGCGTCGAGGTGCGCTGCCCGCACGGGTGGACGGCCGACGGCGCCAGGATCACCGACGGGGACGGCAGCCCGCTCGCCCCCGACCAGCGCTGGCACATGACCGGCGTCTTCGAGGACGGCGTCCTCAACGGCGCGGCCGGTTGGATCGCCCCCTACCTCGACTCCCCGCCGCCGCCGGAGAGCATCGCGATCACCGTGGTCTGCCACCGCGACTGCTGACGCGCCCCCGGCCCGGCCGACCGGGCCGGACGGGTGGCCGCCGGTCCGGGTGGCCGCCGGTCCGGACGGCCGCCCGGCCTCACGGGCAGGTGACCACCTGGCCGGCCCAGGACAGGCCGCCGCCGAACGCGAACAGCAGCACCCGGGCACCGGAACGCAGCTCGCCGCGCTCCACCAGCTTCGCCAGCGCCAGCGGGACGGAGGCCGCCGAGGTGTTGCCGGAGTCCACCACGTCCCGGGCGATCACCGCGTCCTCGGACAGGCCCAGCTTCTGCACCAGCGACTCGATGATCCGCAGGTTCGCCTGGTGGGTCACCACCCCGTCCAGCTCCGCCGGGCTCAGCCCGGCCGCCCGGCACGCCTGCTCGGCCAGCGCGGGCAGCTCGGTGGTGGCCCAGCGGAACACCGCCTGACCGTCCTGCTCGAACTGCGGGTGCCACGCGTCCAGCAGCCGCACCGCGCCGGAACGCGACGGGTCCGAGCCCCAGACCACCGGGCCGATGCCGCTCTCCGCGCCCTCGGTGGCCGACAGCACCGCCGCGCCCGCGCCGTCGCCCAGCAGGATGCAGCTGCGCCGGTCCGTCCAGTCGACCAGGTCCGACATCTTCTCCGCGCCGATCACCAGCGCGTGCTTCGCCCCGCCCGCCAGCAGCGAGTGGCTCGCTACCGACAGCGCGGTGCAGAAGCCCGCGCAGCCGTTGTTCAGGTCGAACGCCACGGCGGACGGGATGCCCAGCCGGCCCGCGACCTGCGCGGCGATCGACGGGCAGCGGTCCACCGCGCTGCAGGTCGCCACCGTGACCTGCCCGATGTCCGCCGGGTCCAGCCCGGACGCGGCCAGCGCCTTCGCGGCCGCCCCCGCCGCCAGGTCGGTCACCGACTCGTCCGGCCCCGCGATCCGCCGGGTCACGATCCCGGTGCGCCGCCGGATCCACTCGTCATTGGTGTCCACCATCGTCGCCAGCTCGTCGTTGCCGAGCACCCGGCTGGGCTGGTGGTGGCCGAGAGCGGCGATCCGGACTCCGGGCATGGCGTTCCCCTTCCGCGACGGCACCCGGCCGGTGCCGGGGCGACGGCCTGGAATATAGCAACCGACCGATCGGAAGCTATACGGCGGCCCGAAGGGCGGACACGGCCGGCGAGGAAGGCCTGACCTGTCTCAACGAAGGCTGATCTGTCTCAACGAAGGTTGATCTGTCTCAACGAAGTTTGACTGGTGCGAACTTGTCTCATCGCAACTTGAGGTCGTAGGTCAGATACCTGCCGGGAGCGTCTTGGCTTCAGTTGGGCGGAGGCTGTCGGCGGCGGTTCGCAGGGTGCCCGCGTGAACATCGACGATCTTTCCTGGCAGGCGTGGCACCACGGTGGCGTCTACCCGCGGATGGTGCGGACCCTCCTCGACCTGGGGCAGGTTGAGCTGCTGGCCCGGGCGGCACGGGAGCGCGAGGACTGGAACTGCGCGCAGGCGGCGGCCCGGGAGTTGTGCGCGGCCGGGGAGTGCGATCGGGCGCTGGCGCTGGTGGGTCCGTTCACGGAGATCGGCTGGCGGCCCGCCGAGTGGCTCACCGCCGAAATCATGATCCACCGGGGCGAGGGCGACGAGGCACTCGCGAGGGTGCGCCCGGATCCGGCCGAGCTGCGCGACGGCCACGTGTGCGCCCCCTACTCCGAACTCCTGGCGAAGGTCGGCCGGGTCGAGGAGGCTGTCGACGTGCTCACGCCCCACCTCGGGAAGTACTGGCTCCGCTCCCTTCTGGTCGAGATCACCGAGGGGCAGGGACGCGACGACCTGGTCCTGGACGTGCTCACGCGGGAGGAGGAGCGCCTGGAGCGCATCGAGAGCGCGGGGTGCGAGCGGTGCGGCGAGATCTGCGGAACGGGTCCGATGGACCGGTGGGACGTGCTGCTGCTGATCTCCCGGGTGCTGGAGCGGACCGGGCGCACGGACGAAGCCGTCGAGGTCCTGCGCGCCGCGAGGGCCTCGGGCCGGCGGCACCCCGGCAACTTCCCGAAGGAGTACGCGGAACTCCTCGCCCGGCAGGGCCTGATCGACGAACTCGGGGCCCTGGCCGCCGAGGACCACCGCTCGGCCCTCGACGTGTACGCGAAGGCGCTGGAGGACGCGGAGCGGGCAGACGAGGCGGAGACCGTGCTGCGCGACGGGATCGAGGCCCACGACCACCCGAAGGACCGGGCGGCGCTGATGTGCCTGCTCGTCCGCCAGGGGCGGGTCGACGAAGCCGTCGAGATCGGCCGGCCCACCTACGAGTACTACGACTGCTGGAACTTCCTCCAGTGGGCACTGGAACTGCTCGTCG
The window above is part of the Kitasatospora sp. NA04385 genome. Proteins encoded here:
- a CDS encoding RNA helicase, which produces MTLLDLMPKPATPDSLFETFAEWASERGITLYPAQEEALIELVSGNNVILATPTGSGKSLVAAGAHFAALAEGKRTFYTAPIKALVSEKFFDLCKIFGTEQVGMMTGDASVNPTAPIICCTAEVLAQIALHDGPRADIGQVVMDEFHFYAEPDRGWAWQIPILELPQVQFLLMSATLGDVRRFEEDLTRRTGRPTTAVRSATRPVPLFYEYRRTNLHDTLEELLTTGQAPVYVVHFTQKEAVERAQSLMSINMCSKQEKDAIASLIGNFRFTTKFGRNLSRYVRHGIGVHHAGMLPKYRRLVERLAQAGLLKVICGTDTLGVGVNVPIRTVLFTALSKYDGQRVRILRAREFHQIAGRAGRAGFDTVGQVVAQAPEHVVENDRALAKAGDDPKKRKKVVRKKAPDGFVSWTEETFERLIGADPEPLVSRFKVSHAMLLSVIGRPGNAFEAMRKLLTDNHEDRAAQRRHIRTAIAIYRSLREGGVVEQFDEPDAEGRIARLTLDLQENFALNQPLSTFALAAFELLDPESPSYALDVVSVVEATLDDPRQILASQENKARGEAVAEMKRDGIEYEERMNRLQEISYPKPLEEELGNAYEVYRRAHPWIGDHPLRPKSVVRDLYERAMTFTDYVGFYELARTEGIVLRYLAGAFKALEQTVPDDIKTDDLKDVIAWLGELVRQVDSSLLDEWEALANPTEPEAAEVRLDDKPAPVTANARAFRVLVRNELFRRVELCALEHYDALAELDGEDGWNADRWADAMDGYWEEYDDLFTGPNARGPKMLLIEEVEDEGLWRVRQIFDDPNGDHDWGISAEVDLYGSDEEGRAVVKVTSVGAH
- a CDS encoding beta-ketoacyl-ACP synthase III, whose product is MPGVRIAALGHHQPSRVLGNDELATMVDTNDEWIRRRTGIVTRRIAGPDESVTDLAAGAAAKALAASGLDPADIGQVTVATCSAVDRCPSIAAQVAGRLGIPSAVAFDLNNGCAGFCTALSVASHSLLAGGAKHALVIGAEKMSDLVDWTDRRSCILLGDGAGAAVLSATEGAESGIGPVVWGSDPSRSGAVRLLDAWHPQFEQDGQAVFRWATTELPALAEQACRAAGLSPAELDGVVTHQANLRIIESLVQKLGLSEDAVIARDVVDSGNTSAASVPLALAKLVERGELRSGARVLLFAFGGGLSWAGQVVTCP
- a CDS encoding lipopolysaccharide assembly protein LapB — its product is MNIDDLSWQAWHHGGVYPRMVRTLLDLGQVELLARAAREREDWNCAQAAARELCAAGECDRALALVGPFTEIGWRPAEWLTAEIMIHRGEGDEALARVRPDPAELRDGHVCAPYSELLAKVGRVEEAVDVLTPHLGKYWLRSLLVEITEGQGRDDLVLDVLTREEERLERIESAGCERCGEICGTGPMDRWDVLLLISRVLERTGRTDEAVEVLRAARASGRRHPGNFPKEYAELLARQGLIDELGALAAEDHRSALDVYAKALEDAERADEAETVLRDGIEAHDHPKDRAALMCLLVRQGRVDEAVEIGRPTYEYYDCWNFLQWALELLVEDGRPDRALELLDERTDEYVREHPDHVRSLRLWLLGEAGRYKEGIAEATALNEREPGMWDPALARLLERDGRLEEALALLRSSTHYLVHHDLPDMLIRHGRPAEALDAIPTIAESRAAAERREREREREAAERREPDDPWATTDGFSVEPRSSQSATVELR